One genomic window of Coffea eugenioides isolate CCC68of chromosome 1, Ceug_1.0, whole genome shotgun sequence includes the following:
- the LOC113760809 gene encoding 60S ribosomal protein L12, translating to MPPKFDPTQVVEVFVRVTGGEVGAASSLAPKIGPLGLSPKKIGEDIAKETAKDWKGLRVTVKLTVQNRQAKVSVVPSAAALVIKALKEPERDRKKTKNIKHSGNISLDDVIEIAKVMRPRSMAKDLAGTVKEILGTCVSVGCTVDGKDPKDLQQEIADGDVEIPEN from the coding sequence ATGCCGCCAAAGTTCGATCCCACGCAGGTTGTAGAAGTCTTCGTCCGAGTAACCGGCGGTGAGGTCGGAGCAGCGAGTTCGCTTGCTCCAAAAATCGGTCCTCTTGGTCTATCCCCGAAAAAAATTGGTGAAGACATCGCTAAAGAGACCGCTAAAGACTGGAAAGGTCTCCGCGTCACCGTCAAGCTCACCGTCCAAAACCGTCAAGCCAAGGTCTCTGTTGTACCATCCGCGGCGGCTCTGGTGATCAAAGCCCTAAAAGAGCCCGAACGTGACCGTAAAAAGACGAAGAACATCAAGCATTCTGGGAACATTTCGTTGGATGACGTTATTGAGATCGCCAAAGTCATGCGGCCGAGGTCAATGGCGAAGGATTTGGCTGGGACTGTGAAGGAGATATTGGGGACCTGTGTTTCTGTTGGTTGCACTGTGGATGGAAAGGATCCTAAGGATTTGCAACAGGAGATTGCTGATGGAGATGTGGAGATTCCAGAGAATTGA